A genomic region of Prosthecobacter algae contains the following coding sequences:
- a CDS encoding EamA family transporter, with amino-acid sequence MSSPSITVESSASLPEVGPSGPPFSLIIAAFAAVYLIWGSTYLGIRLAIDSIPPLLMAGSRFVIAGGVLFLVMRMRGAPRPDWDHWRGSIIIGGLLLMAGNGGVCWAQQTVPSGVAALIVASVPLWIMLVDWLRPQGLRPTRRVVAGLVIGMTGVAVIILGRGELGQRVVEPMAALVLVGANICWALGSIYARHARKPSSALLGVAMQMLCGGGLQLLLGLILGEAQDLNLAAITPTSAWAFVYLTFIGSLVGFTAYIWLLQVSTPARVSTHAYVNPLVAVLLGSWFLHEPISQNVIIAGALVLFSVILITRSSPSPK; translated from the coding sequence ATCGCAGCCTTTGCGGCGGTGTATCTGATCTGGGGTTCCACGTACCTGGGCATCCGTCTGGCCATTGATTCCATCCCCCCTCTGCTGATGGCGGGCAGCCGTTTTGTCATCGCTGGCGGTGTCTTGTTTTTGGTCATGCGAATGCGCGGTGCCCCACGTCCGGACTGGGATCACTGGCGGGGTTCCATCATCATCGGTGGCCTGCTGCTGATGGCGGGCAATGGCGGTGTGTGCTGGGCCCAGCAGACGGTTCCTTCCGGTGTGGCGGCGCTTATTGTGGCCTCCGTGCCGCTATGGATCATGCTGGTGGATTGGCTGCGCCCCCAGGGCCTGAGACCCACACGCCGGGTGGTGGCGGGCTTGGTCATCGGCATGACAGGGGTGGCGGTGATCATCCTCGGTCGTGGGGAATTGGGCCAACGAGTGGTGGAGCCGATGGCGGCTCTGGTGCTCGTAGGGGCCAACATCTGCTGGGCCCTCGGCTCCATCTATGCCCGCCATGCGCGAAAGCCTAGCTCAGCCCTGCTGGGGGTGGCTATGCAGATGCTGTGTGGCGGCGGATTGCAATTGTTGTTAGGTCTGATTTTGGGTGAAGCGCAGGATTTAAATCTGGCTGCCATCACTCCCACCTCGGCCTGGGCTTTTGTTTATCTCACCTTCATCGGCTCCCTGGTGGGTTTCACCGCCTACATCTGGCTGCTTCAGGTCAGCACCCCCGCACGGGTCTCCACCCATGCTTATGTGAACCCCCTCGTGGCGGTGCTGCTCGGCAGTTGGTTCCTCCATGAGCCCATCTCCCAGAACGTGATCATCGCGGGCGCTCTGGTTCTTTTTTCCGTGATTCTCATCACCCGTTCCTCTCCTTCCCCCAAGTGA
- a CDS encoding methyltransferase domain-containing protein, translated as MNTLSISSFYPPSLTLPAGDFMARRSAGTHAAFALPLMRPGMRLLDCGCGPGSITLGLAERIRPGGIVGIDCQGEQLRQANEKAVERNLNAAFIQANVYELPFGAAEFDGVFSHALFEHLARPTAALMELRRVMKPGAFIALRSPDWGGFVLDPWDDDVSAAIHAYRDLQIEKGSDVMAGRKLGTWLRATGFHHVTPSASYEIYPSTRLIADYLARELEQNNQEAGAFILREWAEKPGAMFAQSWFEAVGWKPWL; from the coding sequence GTGAACACCCTTTCCATTAGCAGTTTTTATCCTCCCAGCCTCACCTTGCCTGCCGGGGACTTCATGGCGCGTCGCAGCGCCGGCACTCATGCAGCCTTTGCCCTGCCGTTGATGCGGCCAGGCATGCGCCTCCTGGACTGCGGCTGCGGCCCCGGCTCCATCACCCTCGGTCTGGCGGAGCGCATCCGCCCGGGCGGCATCGTCGGAATCGATTGCCAGGGTGAGCAGCTTCGCCAAGCCAATGAAAAAGCCGTGGAGCGGAATCTTAACGCCGCTTTCATCCAGGCCAATGTCTATGAGCTGCCCTTCGGCGCCGCGGAATTTGACGGCGTGTTTTCCCATGCGCTGTTCGAGCACCTTGCCCGTCCGACCGCCGCACTCATGGAACTGCGCCGTGTGATGAAACCTGGCGCTTTCATCGCTCTGCGCAGCCCTGACTGGGGCGGCTTTGTCCTGGACCCCTGGGACGATGATGTTTCCGCAGCGATCCATGCCTATCGGGATCTCCAGATCGAAAAGGGCAGCGATGTCATGGCGGGACGGAAGCTGGGAACCTGGCTGCGTGCGACGGGGTTTCACCACGTCACACCCTCAGCGAGCTACGAGATCTATCCCTCCACGAGATTGATTGCCGATTACCTCGCCCGTGAATTAGAACAAAATAACCAGGAGGCGGGTGCCTTCATCCTGCGCGAGTGGGCGGAGAAGCCCGGCGCCATGTTTGCCCAGTCGTGGTTTGAAGCCGTGGGCTGGAAACCCTGGTTGTGA